From the genome of Thermaerobacter marianensis DSM 12885:
TCGCCTCATAGAGGTACTTGGTGGTCACGGGCTGGTTGTTGGCCAGGTTCGTCCCCACCAGCACGATCAGGTCGCAGCCGATCCAGTCCTTGTAGGAGACGGTGGTGGCGCCGTACCCGATGGTCTTGGCCAGAGCCCACGTGCTGGGCGCGTGGCAGATGCGGGCGGCGTTGTCGATGTTATTGGTCCCTAGGAAACGGGCCACCTTCTGGAAGGCGAAGTAGGCCTCGTTGGGCATCCCGCGGGAGGTCATGTAGAAGTACAACCGGTCGGGGTCGCGCTGGACCGTCGCCCGGATGCGCTCGGCCACCAGCTCCAGGGCCTCGTCCCACGCGACCCGCCGGTAGCCGGGCTCGCCCCGCCGCCAGATCATGGGGTAGGGCAGCCGCCCCAGCTCCCGCAGCTCCCGGCTGGTCTTGCGGCGCAGGGCAACTGGATCTTCCAGGATCCGCGGATCCACGGCTGGCATGGTGTTGAGGCGCAGCATCTTCAGGCGGATGGTGCACAGGTGGATGCCGTCGATGGTCCAGTCGCGCATCCCGGTGGTGCCCAGCGAACAGCCGTCGCAACAGCCGTCCCGCAGGATGCGCCAAGCGTAGCCCAGCTGGTCGCGGTTCTCCCAGATGGCCTTGAGGATCTCCTTGTAGTGGTTCGGCCTCTGCTGACCGAGGCCGTAGGGCGCCAGCCCCGCCCAGTGTTGGGGGTCGAACCGGCGGCGCCGGCCGCCCGCCGGCACCCCGGTGGCGCTCCGGCCGGCGCCGCTCCCGGGCCCGCCCGCCGGTCCCGGCGCGGCGCCGCCGGGCTGTTGATGCTCGACAGCCATGTCACGTCCTCCCCTCTCGCATCCGCCTCCCGCCCCCGCCAGGTCCTGACCGGCGTCAGGATGGTGAAGGCTCTTTCCAGGGAAAACATGGGTCCGGCACGCCGTTACCCGCCACCGGATCGGCCGGCCCTACGCGCCCCCCGCCGCGGAGGCTGCCTCGGGGTTCCCCACCCGCGCGGCGCCGGTGTAGACGTTGAACCGGTCCCCGCGGGCGAAGCCGATCAAGGTCAAGCCGAACTCGCGGGCGGCATCGCACGCCAGGCTCGACGGGGCGGAGACGGCCACCACCACGGGGATCCCCGCCACCACCGCCTTCTGGACGATCTCAAAGCTGGCCCGCCCGCTGACCATGAGGATCGTGTCGGTCAGGGGCGTTCGCCCCTCCAGGAAGAAATGGCCGATGAGCTTGTCGGTAGCGTTGTGGCGGCCCACGTCTTCGCGGAGCTCAAGGAGCCGCCCCTCCAGGTCGAAGAGGGCCGCGGCATGGAGGCCGCCCGTCCGGTCGAAGAGCGCCTGCTGCCGGCGCAAGGTCTCGCCCAGGGAGGCGATGACCTCCGGCCTTACCACCGGCCCCGCCGGCTGGGGCAGGGGGCAAGCGCCGCGGCTGTGGATCGCCTCCACGGACGCCTTGCCGCACACGCCGCAGCTGGAGGTGGTGTAGAAGTTGCGCTGCAGGGCCCGGGGTTCCACCCGCACACCGGGCCGGAGCCAGACGTTGACGATGTTGTACGCCTGGTCGCCGTCCACGCCGGGGTCGGTGCAGTAGCTGATGGCCGCGATCTGGTGGGGGTCGTCGAGGACGCCTTCGGTGAAGAGGAACCCACCGGCCAGCTCGAAGTCATGGCCGGGGGTGCGCATGGTAACGGCCACGCGGACCGGTTCGTCCTGACCGGCGGGCCGCAAGCGAATCTCCAGGGGTTCTTCCGTCACCAGCACGTCGTCGGTCCAGCGGGGGCAGCCCCGCTGCCAGCGCTGCACCCGCCGCCGCACGGTGCTGGCCCGCACCGCCTGCACGGCCTTCCCCTCCCCCAGAGACGTGAGCGCGGCGCCGTCGGGTTCCATGCGGCGCACCCTGGATCGCTGCCGCGGTGCGTGTCCGGACCGGCGTTGCAGCCTCGATGGTCGTCGTCGTCGAGTTGCCTTTCATGATGACCTTACGTTAAGTTTACCAGCAGGCACCAGTCGTGCAAACTTGCCACAGCGGTCACCAGCGGCCTGCAACGCCCGGGTGAAGGACCGGAATGGTGCCTCAAGGGGGAGTTCCCCGTGATGCCCACGCCCCCTTCCGCCCCCACACCCGTTTCGATGCGCCTCCCGGTTTCGGCACGGGATGACGGCCCCTTGGAGCGGGACGGCGCCTCCTCCAGCGGGAACTCGCCGCACGGGTCGGCGACCGCGGTGCAGTGGGGAACCCCGTCACCCAGGGGCTCTGCGGCGGCTCCGCTCCCCGCCTCCGGCATCATCCTCGCCGGTGGGGAGAGCCGCCGCATGGGGCGGGACAAGGCGATGCTCCCAACGGCGCAAGGCCCCCTCCTGCTCCACGTCGCCCGCACCCTCGCCGCCACCTGCGCCGAGGTGCTGGTGGTCGACCGGCCCCCCGGACGCTACCGTCACCTGGGCTTGCCCCTGGTGCTGGACCGCTTCCCCGGCCGCGGGCCCCTGGCCGGGCTCCATGCCGGGCTCGAGGCCATGACGTACCCCTACGGGCTCGTGGTCGCGTGCGATATGCCCGGCCTTGCCCCGGCCGTGGCCCGCTTTCTGGTCGAGCAGGCCCTTGCCGCGGAACGGCGCGGAAGCCCCGTGGACGCCGTGGTCCCGCTGCGCAACGGCCGCCCCGAGCCGCTGCTGGCCGTCTACGCCCGGCGGCTGGCACCCGTGGCGGAGGCGCTCCTCGAGCAGGGCAGCCGCCCGCTCCGCGCGCTCCTTGAGGCCCCGGGGGTGCGGGTGATCTGGGTGGACGAAGCCGACCTGCGCCAGGTCGATCCCGACCTGCGCAGCCTCGTCAACGTCAACACACCCGCCGAGTGGGCGGCGTGGCAACGCGCCCGGGATTCATCCGGCTGATCGCCCCCTTCGGATGCCCAGGCCCCGTGGTACCACCGCGTCCTGCCTGGCGCGTCCAACCCCGCGACGGTCCCCCCGGGAAGGTCCCACCCCCTCCCGCGCGGAACTCCCTCCCGCCCTCTACCGCCTGGAAGTGCGCCGGCGGCTGGGCGGCCGTCTGGTGGCGGCCGGGCACGGCCGGGTCTTCCGGGGATGAGAGGCTCACCTGGGCCCCCGACCCGCAGCCCAGGGCCGGGGTTTGGGACCGCCTCGGGGTCGTCCCGGCAGGCGGCCGCCGGCCCGAACGGGAAGCGAACGGTGCGGATGGGCGTGGCGCAGGCAGGATGCCCGGCGGATGGACGGCGTACCAAAGAGGCAGAAGGAGGTAAGGGCATGAAGGCGGTTCTGGTGCGACAACCGGGAGGCGCGGAAAACCTGGTGCTGGGCGAGTTCCCCACGCCCGAGCCCGGCCCGGGGGAGCTGCGCATCCGCGTCCGGGCCACGGCCCTCAACCGCGCCGACATCCTCCAGCGCCGGGGCCTCTATCCCCCGCCCCCCGGCAGCAGCCCCCTGCTGGGGCTGGAAGCGGCGGGGGAGGTGGACGCCCTGGGAGAGGGATGTCAGGGATGGCGGGTGGGCGACCGGGTGTTCGCCCTGCTGCCCGGCGGCGGGTACGCCCAGTACGTCACGGTACCGGCCGCCATGGCGCTGCCCATCCCCCCAAATCTTTCCTTTGAAGAGGCCGCTGCCATCCCCGAGGCGTTCTTCACCGCGTATCAGGCGCTGTTCTGGATCGGGCGCCTGCAGCCCGGGGAGTGGGTGCTGATCCACGCCGGAGCCAGCGGAGTGGGCACCGCCGCCATCCAGCTGGCCCGAGACGCCGGTGCCCATGTGGCGGTGACGGCGGGCACGGAGCCCAAGCTGGAGACCTGCCGGCAACTGGGCGCGGAGGTGGCGGTGAACTACAAGCAGGGCCCCTTCGCCCGCGCCATCCGGGAGGCCGTGGGCGACCGGGGCGTGGACCTGGTCCTGGACTTCGTCGGGGCGCCGTACTGGGACCAGAACCTGGAGTGTCTGGCCACCGATGGGCGCCTGGTGCTCATCGCCACCATGGGCGGCGGCGTGGTGGACCGGTTCGACCTGCGGCAGCTGATGGCCAAGCGGCTGCAGGTGACGGGGACCACCCTGCGGTCGCGTAGCCCGGAGTACAAGGCCCAGCTTACCCGGGAGTTCGCCGCGCGGGTGCTGCCGAAGCTGGCCAGCGGCCGGATCCGGCCGGTCATCGACCGGGTCTTCCCCTGGGACCGGGTGCAGGACGCCCACCGCTACATGGAGCGCAACCTCAACACCGGCAAGATCGTGCTGCGGGTCGACTGAAACGCCAGCCGCCGGCCCACGGCCCATGCCGCCCGCTATCGGACGCGCCCACCACCTGACGGTTCCCGCCATGGGAACCGCTTTTTTTGTGACCAAATCTTGACCAAACCGGACGGACCAGAAGGAATCGCGGCGAAGGCCGCGAATAGGCGAATCCAATCTCCCGGGAGAGAAACGTCGTTTCCTATGAGGAAACATCCGGGGCGGCCGCGATGGTGGCGGCCGCCGGGCCGGGCGGGGAGGTGAGGGTCGCGCCACGCGCCACCGTTCAGTCCCTGGGACGCGCCTTGCGGCTGCTGCAGCATTTTTCCGCCTCGACGCCCGAGTGGAGCGTCGGCGAGCTGGCGGCGGCGACGGGGCTACCCAAGGGGACGGTCTCCAAGATCCTGGCCACGTTCCAGGAGCACGGTTACCTGCTTCAGGATCCGGTGACCCGGCGGTACCGGCTCGGGCCGGCTTTCCTCGTCGCCGGACGGATCGCGGAGAGCGGGCTCGACATCGCTCGCTTGGCGCTGCCCCTGCTGCAGCGGGTGACGGCGGCCAGCGGCGAGACGTCGGTCCTCATGCTGCGGGCGGGCTGGCGCAGCGTCTGCGCGGCCAAGGTCGACAGCCCCCATCCGGTGCGGATGGCGGCGGAGGTGGGCCGGTTCGCCTCCCTGCACTCGGGGGCGTCCAACAAACCCATCCTGGCCTACCTGCCGGAGGAGGACATCGACGCCTACCTGCGCTCGCCCTACTTCGTCCGGCGGGGTCCGCGCACCATCACCGACCGGCAGCACTTGCTGGCCAACCTGGCGGAGATCCGCAGGCGGGGTTATGCCGAGAGCGACTCGGAGGTGGAGGTGGACATTCAGGCCTTCGGGGCCGCCGTCTTCGATGCCTTGGGATACGTCACCGGCGCCATCAGCATCGTCGGACCACGGCAGCGGCTGGCGCAACGCCCGGTGGACGAGATGGTGTCGGCCGTCCAGGCGGCGGCCCGAGAACTCAGCCAGCTCCTGGGCTGGCGGGGTCCCTGGCCGGCCCCCTGGCCTCCCACCCCGCCGGGACGGCAAATCCAGGCGGCTTCGGCCCGGACTCCGTAGGCGAGACCACCGGAGCCGCGGCAGGAGCACGCGACGTCGGAAAGGAGGCGTTTTCATGACCTGGTTCTCTGGGTCTTCCTGGGCCCATCCCAATCCCGCCCCCGCTTCCCGCGGCCGGGCCCGGGTCCACCGCACGGGGCGTGGCCGTCGCTGGCTGGCCTTGTTCGCCCTGGTGACCCTGGTGCTGGCCGGATGCGGCAGCGGGGCCACCGGCGGCGGGGGCGGTGAAA
Proteins encoded in this window:
- a CDS encoding IclR family transcriptional regulator; translation: MRVAPRATVQSLGRALRLLQHFSASTPEWSVGELAAATGLPKGTVSKILATFQEHGYLLQDPVTRRYRLGPAFLVAGRIAESGLDIARLALPLLQRVTAASGETSVLMLRAGWRSVCAAKVDSPHPVRMAAEVGRFASLHSGASNKPILAYLPEEDIDAYLRSPYFVRRGPRTITDRQHLLANLAEIRRRGYAESDSEVEVDIQAFGAAVFDALGYVTGAISIVGPRQRLAQRPVDEMVSAVQAAARELSQLLGWRGPWPAPWPPTPPGRQIQAASARTP
- the mobA gene encoding molybdenum cofactor guanylyltransferase; translated protein: MQWGTPSPRGSAAAPLPASGIILAGGESRRMGRDKAMLPTAQGPLLLHVARTLAATCAEVLVVDRPPGRYRHLGLPLVLDRFPGRGPLAGLHAGLEAMTYPYGLVVACDMPGLAPAVARFLVEQALAAERRGSPVDAVVPLRNGRPEPLLAVYARRLAPVAEALLEQGSRPLRALLEAPGVRVIWVDEADLRQVDPDLRSLVNVNTPAEWAAWQRARDSSG
- the fdhD gene encoding formate dehydrogenase accessory sulfurtransferase FdhD — protein: MQAVRASTVRRRVQRWQRGCPRWTDDVLVTEEPLEIRLRPAGQDEPVRVAVTMRTPGHDFELAGGFLFTEGVLDDPHQIAAISYCTDPGVDGDQAYNIVNVWLRPGVRVEPRALQRNFYTTSSCGVCGKASVEAIHSRGACPLPQPAGPVVRPEVIASLGETLRRQQALFDRTGGLHAAALFDLEGRLLELREDVGRHNATDKLIGHFFLEGRTPLTDTILMVSGRASFEIVQKAVVAGIPVVVAVSAPSSLACDAAREFGLTLIGFARGDRFNVYTGAARVGNPEAASAAGGA
- a CDS encoding NAD(P)H-quinone oxidoreductase; the protein is MKAVLVRQPGGAENLVLGEFPTPEPGPGELRIRVRATALNRADILQRRGLYPPPPGSSPLLGLEAAGEVDALGEGCQGWRVGDRVFALLPGGGYAQYVTVPAAMALPIPPNLSFEEAAAIPEAFFTAYQALFWIGRLQPGEWVLIHAGASGVGTAAIQLARDAGAHVAVTAGTEPKLETCRQLGAEVAVNYKQGPFARAIREAVGDRGVDLVLDFVGAPYWDQNLECLATDGRLVLIATMGGGVVDRFDLRQLMAKRLQVTGTTLRSRSPEYKAQLTREFAARVLPKLASGRIRPVIDRVFPWDRVQDAHRYMERNLNTGKIVLRVD